The following are encoded in a window of Castanea sativa cultivar Marrone di Chiusa Pesio chromosome 9, ASM4071231v1 genomic DNA:
- the LOC142609837 gene encoding polygalacturonase inhibitor-like translates to MGSTSRPLLCLFCLALLFYSAISELCNPEDKKVLLKIKQAFNNPYILASWNPNNDCCDWYTVTCDATSHRINSLTILAGNLSGQIPPDVGDLPYLTNLEFHKLSNVTGQIQPAIVKLTHLNFLRLSWLNLTGPIPDFLSKLKNLTFIDFAFNQLSGSIPPSLSQLPNLNGLHLDRNKLSGPIPSSFGNFPQGLYLFLSHNQLTGSIPSSFAHMDFGYIDLSRNKLEGDASVVFGSNKTIQIVDLSRNLLKFNLSKVVFPKSLTSLDLNHNMIYGGLPLELTTLNLQYLNVSYNRFCGQIPVGGKLQSFDYSNYFHNQCLCGSPLPSCK, encoded by the coding sequence ATGGGCAGTACAAGTAGGCCTCTCCTCTGTCTCTTCTGCCTCGCCCTTCTCTTCTACTCTGCTATCTCCGAGCTCTGCAACCCAGAAGACAAAAAAGTCTTACTCAAAATCAAACAAGCCTTCAACAACCCTTACATCCTTGCCTCTTGGAACCCAAACAACGATTGTTGTGACTGGTATACTGTCACTTGTGACGCCACCTCTCACCGCATCAACTCCCTCACCATCTTGGCAGGCAACCTCTCTGGCCAAATCCCACCTGATGTTGGTGACCTTCCATACCTCACAAACCTCGAATTCCACAAACTTTCCAATGTCACTGGTCAGATCCAACCTGCCATTGTCAAGCTTACACACCTCAACTTCCTCAGACTCAGCTGGCTTAATCTCACTGGCCCAATTCCTGATTTCCTCAGCAAACTCAAAAACCTCACATTCATTGACTTCGCATTCAATCAACTCTCTGGCTCTATCCCACCCTCACTTTCACAGCTTCCAAACCTCAATGGACTTCACTTGGACCGTAACAAACTCAGCGGACCAATCCCCTCCTCTTTCGGTAATTTTCCTCAGGGACTATACCTGTTCCTCTCTCACAACCAACTAACCGGTTCAATCCCATCCTCGTTCGCCCACATGGACTTCGGTTATATTGATTTGTCGCGAAACAAACTCGAAGGCGATGCATCCGTGGTTTTCGGATCGAACAAGACAATACAGATCGTGGACTTGTCGAGGAACTTGTTGAAGTTTAATCTGTCAAAGGTGGTGTTCCCAAAGAGTTTGACTTCATTGGATCTAAACCACAACATGATCTATGGAGGTCTTCCTTTGGAGTTGACCACACTGAATTTGCAGTACTTAAATGTGAGTTATAATAGGTTTTGTGGTCAGATTCCAGTGGGTGGTAAATTGCAAAGCTTCGATTATTCGAATTATTTCCACAACCAGTGCTTGTGTGGCTCTCCACTTCCAAGCTGCAAGTGA